The Nycticebus coucang isolate mNycCou1 chromosome 8, mNycCou1.pri, whole genome shotgun sequence genome has a window encoding:
- the UBA7 gene encoding ubiquitin-like modifier-activating enzyme 7 isoform X4, whose product MDILETSKLLDEELYSRQLYVLGLPAMQRIQEAKVLLSGLQGLGAEVAKNLVLMGVGSLTLHDPNPTCWSDLAAQFFLSEQDLGRSRAEASQERLAQLNRAVQVFVHTGDITEDLLLDFQVVVLTASKLEEQLRVGTFCHKHGVYFLVTNTWGLVGQLFCDFGEDFTVQDPTEAEPLTAAIQHISQGSPGILTLRRETNTHKFHDEDWVTFSGIEGMIELNGCAPRSIHVRKDGSLEIGDTTTFSCYLRGGTVTEVKRPKTVRHEPLDTALLQPRVVAQGAQVVHRAHCLHQAFRALHMFQHLNGRPPKPWDSVDAEIVVRLAQDLEPIKGTEEQPLDEVLVRTFALTSSGVLSPMAAMMGAVAAQEVLKVENCCPRGFTNAISRKFMPLDQWLYFDALDCLPEDGELLQNPEDYTPRDCRYDGQIAVFGAGFQEKLSCQHYLLVGAGAIGCELLKAFALMGLGAGGSGALTVADMDHVEHSNLSRQFLFRTQDIGRPKAEVAAAAAQVLNPDLKVTALTHPLNPTTEHIYGDNFFYQVDGVAAALDSFQARHYVAARCTHYLKPLLEAGTQGTWGSASVFVPHVTEGYSAPASAVASEDASHPLCTVRHFPTTVEHTLKWARDEFEGLFRLSAETINRYQQGFTSLADMNGPQTLTLLQPVLGVLRARPQSWQDCVVWAFGHWQLRFHYGIKQLLRHFPPDKVLEDGTPFWFGLKQCPHPLEFDISQDTHLLYVLAAANLYAQMHGLPGSQDQTTLREMLKLLPQPDSQHLASIFTSNLELALASAESGPEQMKELHNVLEVWSIGSLLKPLIFEKDNDSNFHVDFVTAAASLRSQNYGISSVSRAQCKRIVGQIIPAIVTTTTAVAGLVGLELYKVVDKPRPLGAFRHSYLHLAENKFSRWVPLAPATHTFHHLKWTCWDRLKVSAGQPERTLESLLGHLQEEHGLRVRMLLHGPALLYSTGWLPERQAQHLPLRITELVQRVTGWVPEPGLRVLVLELSCEGEKEDTAFPPLHYEL is encoded by the exons ATGGATATCCTGGAGACTTCCAAGCTGCTGGATGAGGAACTATATTCAAGACAGCT GTATGTGTTGGGCTTACCTGCCATGCAGAGAATTCAGGAAGCCAAGGTCTTGCTGTCAGGCCTACAGGGTTTGGGGGCTGAGGTAGCCAAGAACTTGGTCCTGATGGGCGTGGGCAGCCTCACTCTGCATGATCCCAACCCCACCTGCTGGTCTGACCTGGCTGCACAG TTTTTCCTCTCAGAGCAGGATTTGGGAAGAAGTAGGGCTGAAGCTTCTCAAGAGCGCTTGGCTCAGCTCAACAGAGCTGTCCAGGTCTTTGTGCACACAGGTGACATCACTGAGGACTTGCTGTTGGACTTCCAG GTGGTAGTGCTGACTGCCTCAAAGCTGGAGGAACAGCTAAGGGTGGGCACCTTTTGCCATAAGCATGGAGTCTACTTTTTGGTGACTAATACCTGGGGCCTTGTGGG GCAGTTGTTCTGTGACTTTGGTGAGGACTTCACTGTGCAGGACCCCACAGAGGCAGAACCTTTGACAGCTGCCATCCAGCACATATCCCAG GGCTCTCCTGGCATTCTCACATTGAGGAGAGAGACCAATACCCACAAATTCCATGATGAGGACTGGGTGACTTTCTCAGGCATCGAGGGCATGATTGAACTCAATGGCTGTGCCCCCCGGTCCATCCATGTACGGA AGGATGGGTCCCTGGAGATTGGGGACACAACAACTTTCTCTTGTTACTTGCGTGGTGGGACTGTCACTGAAGTCAAGAGACCCAAGACTGTGAGACAT GAGCCCCTGGACACCGCCCTGCTGCAGCCCCGTGTGGTGGCCCAGGGTGCCCAGGTAGTCCACCGTGCCCACTGCCTGCATCAGGCCTTCCGTGCACTGCATATGTTTCAGCACCTCAATGGCCGACCACCCAAGCCCTGGGATTCT GTTGATGCAGAGATAGTGGTACGCCTGGCCCAGGACCTGGAACCAATAAAGGGGACAGAGGAACAGCCACTGGATGAAGTCTTGGTGCGGACGTTTGCCCTGACTAGTTCTGGTGTCTTGAGTCCCATGGCAGCCATGATGGGTGCAGTGGCTGCCCAGGAAGTGCTGAAG gttgagaactgctgccctagaggcTTCACCAAT GCAATCTCCAGGAAGTTCATGCCTTTGGACCAGTGGCTGTACTTTGATGCCCTCGACTGTCTTCCAGAAGATGGGGAGCTCCTTCAGAATCCTGAGGACTATACTCCG AGAGACTGCCGCTATGATGGGCAAATTGCAGTGTTTGGGGCTGGTTTTCAGGAGAAACTGAGCTGTCAGCACTACCTGCTG GTGGGTGCTGGTGCCATTGGCTGTGAACTGCTCAAAGCTTTTGCCCTAATGGGCCTTGGGGCTGGAGGCAGTGGAGCGTTAACTGTTGCTGACATGGACCATGTAGAGCACTCCAACCTCAGCCGACAGTTCCTCTTCAGGACCCAGGATATTGGT aGGCCCAAGGCAGAGGTGGCTGCAGCAGCTGCTCAGGTTCTGAACCCAGACTTAAAGGTAACCGCACTTACCCACCCACTGAATCCCACTACAGAGCACATCTATGGGGACAACTTCTTCTACCAGGTGGATGGCGTGGCTGCTGCCCTGGATAGTTTCCAGGCCC GGCACTATGTAGCTGCTCGCTGTACCCACTATCTGAAGCCACTGCTGGAGGCAGGCACACAGGGTACCTGGGGCAGTGCTTCAGTGTTCGTGCCACATGTGACTGAGGGCTACAGTGCCCCTGCTTCAGCTGTAGCTTCTGAGGATGCCTCCCACCCTCTCTGTACTGTGCGGCACTTCCCCACCACAGTCGAGCATACTCTAAAG TGGGCTCGGGATGAGTTTGAGGGACTCTTCCGACTGTCTGCAGAGACCATCAATCGCTACCAACA GGGATTCACTTCCCTGGCAGATATGAATGGGCCACAGACATTGACCTTACTGCAGCCAGTGCTGGGAGTCCTGAGAGCACGTCCACAGAGCTGGCAAGACTGTGTAGTGTGGGCTTTTGGCCACTGGCAACTACGATTCCATTATGGCATCAAACAGCTCCTGAGGCACTTTCCACCCGATAAA GTGCTTGAGGATGGAACTCCCTTCTGGTTTGGTCTCAAACAGTGTCCCCACCCCCTGGAGTTTGACATCAGCCAA GACACACACCTCCTCTATGTGCTGGCGGCTGCCAACCTATATGCCCAGATGCATGGGCTGCCTGGCTCACAAGACCAGACTACACTCAGGGAGATGCTGAAGCTGCTGCCACAGCCTGACTCTCAGCACCTGGCCTCCATCTTCACCAGTAACCTAGAGCTGGCTTTGGCTTCTGCAGAGTCTG GCCCTGAGCAGATGAAGGAACTACATAATGTCCTGGAAGTTTGGAGCATAGGCTCTCTCCTGAAGCCTCTGATATTTGAAAAG GATAATGACAGCAATTTCCATGTGGACTTTGTGACAGCAGCAGCCAGCCTACGATCTCAGAACTATGGAATCTCATCAGTCAGCCGTGCCCAG TGCAAGCGAATTGTGGGCCAGATTATTCCAGCCATTGTCACCACTACAACAGCTGTGGCAGGCCTGGTGGGCCTGGAACTGTATAAGGTGGTGGATAAGCCACGGCCTCTTGGTGCCTTTCGCCACAGCTACCTGCACCTGGCTGAAAACAAATTCAGCCGCTGGGTGCCTTTAGCCCCAGCCACCCACACG ttCCATCACTTGAAGTGGACCTGTTGGGACCGCCTGAAGGTTTCTGCTGGGCAGCCTGAAAGGACCCTGGAGTCACTGTTGGGCCATCTCCAG GAGGAACATGGGCTGAGGGTGAGGATGCTGTTGCATGGCCCTGCCCTGCTCTATTCAACAGGATGGTTGCCTGAAAGGCAGGCTCAGCATCTGCCCCTCAG GATAACAGAATTGGTTCAGCGGGTGACAGGCTGGGTGCCTGAGCCTGGGCTGCGGGTGCTGGTCCTGGAGCTGAGCTGTGAGGGTGAAAAGGAGGATACTGCCTTCCCACCTCTgcactatgagctgtga
- the UBA7 gene encoding ubiquitin-like modifier-activating enzyme 7 isoform X6, with protein sequence MDILETSKLLDEELYSRQLYVLGLPAMQRIQEAKVLLSGLQGLGAEVAKNLVLMGVGSLTLHDPNPTCWSDLAAQFFLSEQDLGRSRAEASQERLAQLNRAVQVFVHTGDITEDLLLDFQVVVLTASKLEEQLRVGTFCHKHGVYFLVTNTWGLVGQLFCDFGEDFTVQDPTEAEPLTAAIQHISQGSPGILTLRRETNTHKFHDEDWVTFSGIEGMIELNGCAPRSIHVRKDGSLEIGDTTTFSCYLRGGTVTEVKRPKTVRHEPLDTALLQPRVVAQGAQVVHRAHCLHQAFRALHMFQHLNGRPPKPWDSVDAEIVVRLAQDLEPIKGTEEQPLDEVLVRTFALTSSGVLSPMAAMMGAVAAQEVLKVENCCPRGFTNAISRKFMPLDQWLYFDALDCLPEDGELLQNPEDYTPRDCRYDGQIAVFGAGFQEKLSCQHYLLVGAGAIGCELLKAFALMGLGAGGSGALTVADMDHVEHSNLSRQFLFRTQDIGRPKAEVAAAAAQVLNPDLKVTALTHPLNPTTEHIYGDNFFYQVDGVAAALDSFQARHYVAARCTHYLKPLLEAGTQGTWGSASVFVPHVTEGYSAPASAVASEDASHPLCTVRHFPTTVEHTLKWARDEFEGLFRLSAETINRYQQGFTSLADMNGPQTLTLLQPVLGVLRARPQSWQDCVVWAFGHWQLRFHYGIKQLLRHFPPDKDTHLLYVLAAANLYAQMHGLPGSQDQTTLREMLKLLPQPDSQHLASIFTSNLELALASAESGPEQMKELHNVLEVWSIGSLLKPLIFEKDNDSNFHVDFVTAAASLRSQNYGISSVSRAQCKRIVGQIIPAIVTTTTAVAGLVGLELYKVVDKPRPLGAFRHSYLHLAENKFSRWVPLAPATHTFHHLKWTCWDRLKVSAGQPERTLESLLGHLQEEHGLRVRMLLHGPALLYSTGWLPERQAQHLPLRITELVQRVTGWVPEPGLRVLVLELSCEGEKEDTAFPPLHYEL encoded by the exons ATGGATATCCTGGAGACTTCCAAGCTGCTGGATGAGGAACTATATTCAAGACAGCT GTATGTGTTGGGCTTACCTGCCATGCAGAGAATTCAGGAAGCCAAGGTCTTGCTGTCAGGCCTACAGGGTTTGGGGGCTGAGGTAGCCAAGAACTTGGTCCTGATGGGCGTGGGCAGCCTCACTCTGCATGATCCCAACCCCACCTGCTGGTCTGACCTGGCTGCACAG TTTTTCCTCTCAGAGCAGGATTTGGGAAGAAGTAGGGCTGAAGCTTCTCAAGAGCGCTTGGCTCAGCTCAACAGAGCTGTCCAGGTCTTTGTGCACACAGGTGACATCACTGAGGACTTGCTGTTGGACTTCCAG GTGGTAGTGCTGACTGCCTCAAAGCTGGAGGAACAGCTAAGGGTGGGCACCTTTTGCCATAAGCATGGAGTCTACTTTTTGGTGACTAATACCTGGGGCCTTGTGGG GCAGTTGTTCTGTGACTTTGGTGAGGACTTCACTGTGCAGGACCCCACAGAGGCAGAACCTTTGACAGCTGCCATCCAGCACATATCCCAG GGCTCTCCTGGCATTCTCACATTGAGGAGAGAGACCAATACCCACAAATTCCATGATGAGGACTGGGTGACTTTCTCAGGCATCGAGGGCATGATTGAACTCAATGGCTGTGCCCCCCGGTCCATCCATGTACGGA AGGATGGGTCCCTGGAGATTGGGGACACAACAACTTTCTCTTGTTACTTGCGTGGTGGGACTGTCACTGAAGTCAAGAGACCCAAGACTGTGAGACAT GAGCCCCTGGACACCGCCCTGCTGCAGCCCCGTGTGGTGGCCCAGGGTGCCCAGGTAGTCCACCGTGCCCACTGCCTGCATCAGGCCTTCCGTGCACTGCATATGTTTCAGCACCTCAATGGCCGACCACCCAAGCCCTGGGATTCT GTTGATGCAGAGATAGTGGTACGCCTGGCCCAGGACCTGGAACCAATAAAGGGGACAGAGGAACAGCCACTGGATGAAGTCTTGGTGCGGACGTTTGCCCTGACTAGTTCTGGTGTCTTGAGTCCCATGGCAGCCATGATGGGTGCAGTGGCTGCCCAGGAAGTGCTGAAG gttgagaactgctgccctagaggcTTCACCAAT GCAATCTCCAGGAAGTTCATGCCTTTGGACCAGTGGCTGTACTTTGATGCCCTCGACTGTCTTCCAGAAGATGGGGAGCTCCTTCAGAATCCTGAGGACTATACTCCG AGAGACTGCCGCTATGATGGGCAAATTGCAGTGTTTGGGGCTGGTTTTCAGGAGAAACTGAGCTGTCAGCACTACCTGCTG GTGGGTGCTGGTGCCATTGGCTGTGAACTGCTCAAAGCTTTTGCCCTAATGGGCCTTGGGGCTGGAGGCAGTGGAGCGTTAACTGTTGCTGACATGGACCATGTAGAGCACTCCAACCTCAGCCGACAGTTCCTCTTCAGGACCCAGGATATTGGT aGGCCCAAGGCAGAGGTGGCTGCAGCAGCTGCTCAGGTTCTGAACCCAGACTTAAAGGTAACCGCACTTACCCACCCACTGAATCCCACTACAGAGCACATCTATGGGGACAACTTCTTCTACCAGGTGGATGGCGTGGCTGCTGCCCTGGATAGTTTCCAGGCCC GGCACTATGTAGCTGCTCGCTGTACCCACTATCTGAAGCCACTGCTGGAGGCAGGCACACAGGGTACCTGGGGCAGTGCTTCAGTGTTCGTGCCACATGTGACTGAGGGCTACAGTGCCCCTGCTTCAGCTGTAGCTTCTGAGGATGCCTCCCACCCTCTCTGTACTGTGCGGCACTTCCCCACCACAGTCGAGCATACTCTAAAG TGGGCTCGGGATGAGTTTGAGGGACTCTTCCGACTGTCTGCAGAGACCATCAATCGCTACCAACA GGGATTCACTTCCCTGGCAGATATGAATGGGCCACAGACATTGACCTTACTGCAGCCAGTGCTGGGAGTCCTGAGAGCACGTCCACAGAGCTGGCAAGACTGTGTAGTGTGGGCTTTTGGCCACTGGCAACTACGATTCCATTATGGCATCAAACAGCTCCTGAGGCACTTTCCACCCGATAAA GACACACACCTCCTCTATGTGCTGGCGGCTGCCAACCTATATGCCCAGATGCATGGGCTGCCTGGCTCACAAGACCAGACTACACTCAGGGAGATGCTGAAGCTGCTGCCACAGCCTGACTCTCAGCACCTGGCCTCCATCTTCACCAGTAACCTAGAGCTGGCTTTGGCTTCTGCAGAGTCTG GCCCTGAGCAGATGAAGGAACTACATAATGTCCTGGAAGTTTGGAGCATAGGCTCTCTCCTGAAGCCTCTGATATTTGAAAAG GATAATGACAGCAATTTCCATGTGGACTTTGTGACAGCAGCAGCCAGCCTACGATCTCAGAACTATGGAATCTCATCAGTCAGCCGTGCCCAG TGCAAGCGAATTGTGGGCCAGATTATTCCAGCCATTGTCACCACTACAACAGCTGTGGCAGGCCTGGTGGGCCTGGAACTGTATAAGGTGGTGGATAAGCCACGGCCTCTTGGTGCCTTTCGCCACAGCTACCTGCACCTGGCTGAAAACAAATTCAGCCGCTGGGTGCCTTTAGCCCCAGCCACCCACACG ttCCATCACTTGAAGTGGACCTGTTGGGACCGCCTGAAGGTTTCTGCTGGGCAGCCTGAAAGGACCCTGGAGTCACTGTTGGGCCATCTCCAG GAGGAACATGGGCTGAGGGTGAGGATGCTGTTGCATGGCCCTGCCCTGCTCTATTCAACAGGATGGTTGCCTGAAAGGCAGGCTCAGCATCTGCCCCTCAG GATAACAGAATTGGTTCAGCGGGTGACAGGCTGGGTGCCTGAGCCTGGGCTGCGGGTGCTGGTCCTGGAGCTGAGCTGTGAGGGTGAAAAGGAGGATACTGCCTTCCCACCTCTgcactatgagctgtga
- the UBA7 gene encoding ubiquitin-like modifier-activating enzyme 7 isoform X5 encodes MDILETSKLLDEELYSRQLYVLGLPAMQRIQEAKVLLSGLQGLGAEVAKNLVLMGVGSLTLHDPNPTCWSDLAAQFFLSEQDLGRSRAEASQERLAQLNRAVQVFVHTGDITEDLLLDFQVVVLTASKLEEQLRVGTFCHKHGVYFLVTNTWGLVGQLFCDFGEDFTVQDPTEAEPLTAAIQHISQGSPGILTLRRETNTHKFHDEDWVTFSGIEGMIELNGCAPRSIHVRKDGSLEIGDTTTFSCYLRGGTVTEVKRPKTVRHEPLDTALLQPRVVAQGAQVVHRAHCLHQAFRALHMFQHLNGRPPKPWDSVDAEIVVRLAQDLEPIKGTEEQPLDEVLVRTFALTSSGVLSPMAAMMGAVAAQEVLKAISRKFMPLDQWLYFDALDCLPEDGELLQNPEDYTPRDCRYDGQIAVFGAGFQEKLSCQHYLLVGAGAIGCELLKAFALMGLGAGGSGALTVADMDHVEHSNLSRQFLFRTQDIGRPKAEVAAAAAQVLNPDLKVTALTHPLNPTTEHIYGDNFFYQVDGVAAALDSFQARHYVAARCTHYLKPLLEAGTQGTWGSASVFVPHVTEGYSAPASAVASEDASHPLCTVRHFPTTVEHTLKWARDEFEGLFRLSAETINRYQQGFTSLADMNGPQTLTLLQPVLGVLRARPQSWQDCVVWAFGHWQLRFHYGIKQLLRHFPPDKVLEDGTPFWFGLKQCPHPLEFDISQDTHLLYVLAAANLYAQMHGLPGSQDQTTLREMLKLLPQPDSQHLASIFTSNLELALASAESGPEQMKELHNVLEVWSIGSLLKPLIFEKDNDSNFHVDFVTAAASLRSQNYGISSVSRAQCKRIVGQIIPAIVTTTTAVAGLVGLELYKVVDKPRPLGAFRHSYLHLAENKFSRWVPLAPATHTFHHLKWTCWDRLKVSAGQPERTLESLLGHLQEEHGLRVRMLLHGPALLYSTGWLPERQAQHLPLRITELVQRVTGWVPEPGLRVLVLELSCEGEKEDTAFPPLHYEL; translated from the exons ATGGATATCCTGGAGACTTCCAAGCTGCTGGATGAGGAACTATATTCAAGACAGCT GTATGTGTTGGGCTTACCTGCCATGCAGAGAATTCAGGAAGCCAAGGTCTTGCTGTCAGGCCTACAGGGTTTGGGGGCTGAGGTAGCCAAGAACTTGGTCCTGATGGGCGTGGGCAGCCTCACTCTGCATGATCCCAACCCCACCTGCTGGTCTGACCTGGCTGCACAG TTTTTCCTCTCAGAGCAGGATTTGGGAAGAAGTAGGGCTGAAGCTTCTCAAGAGCGCTTGGCTCAGCTCAACAGAGCTGTCCAGGTCTTTGTGCACACAGGTGACATCACTGAGGACTTGCTGTTGGACTTCCAG GTGGTAGTGCTGACTGCCTCAAAGCTGGAGGAACAGCTAAGGGTGGGCACCTTTTGCCATAAGCATGGAGTCTACTTTTTGGTGACTAATACCTGGGGCCTTGTGGG GCAGTTGTTCTGTGACTTTGGTGAGGACTTCACTGTGCAGGACCCCACAGAGGCAGAACCTTTGACAGCTGCCATCCAGCACATATCCCAG GGCTCTCCTGGCATTCTCACATTGAGGAGAGAGACCAATACCCACAAATTCCATGATGAGGACTGGGTGACTTTCTCAGGCATCGAGGGCATGATTGAACTCAATGGCTGTGCCCCCCGGTCCATCCATGTACGGA AGGATGGGTCCCTGGAGATTGGGGACACAACAACTTTCTCTTGTTACTTGCGTGGTGGGACTGTCACTGAAGTCAAGAGACCCAAGACTGTGAGACAT GAGCCCCTGGACACCGCCCTGCTGCAGCCCCGTGTGGTGGCCCAGGGTGCCCAGGTAGTCCACCGTGCCCACTGCCTGCATCAGGCCTTCCGTGCACTGCATATGTTTCAGCACCTCAATGGCCGACCACCCAAGCCCTGGGATTCT GTTGATGCAGAGATAGTGGTACGCCTGGCCCAGGACCTGGAACCAATAAAGGGGACAGAGGAACAGCCACTGGATGAAGTCTTGGTGCGGACGTTTGCCCTGACTAGTTCTGGTGTCTTGAGTCCCATGGCAGCCATGATGGGTGCAGTGGCTGCCCAGGAAGTGCTGAAG GCAATCTCCAGGAAGTTCATGCCTTTGGACCAGTGGCTGTACTTTGATGCCCTCGACTGTCTTCCAGAAGATGGGGAGCTCCTTCAGAATCCTGAGGACTATACTCCG AGAGACTGCCGCTATGATGGGCAAATTGCAGTGTTTGGGGCTGGTTTTCAGGAGAAACTGAGCTGTCAGCACTACCTGCTG GTGGGTGCTGGTGCCATTGGCTGTGAACTGCTCAAAGCTTTTGCCCTAATGGGCCTTGGGGCTGGAGGCAGTGGAGCGTTAACTGTTGCTGACATGGACCATGTAGAGCACTCCAACCTCAGCCGACAGTTCCTCTTCAGGACCCAGGATATTGGT aGGCCCAAGGCAGAGGTGGCTGCAGCAGCTGCTCAGGTTCTGAACCCAGACTTAAAGGTAACCGCACTTACCCACCCACTGAATCCCACTACAGAGCACATCTATGGGGACAACTTCTTCTACCAGGTGGATGGCGTGGCTGCTGCCCTGGATAGTTTCCAGGCCC GGCACTATGTAGCTGCTCGCTGTACCCACTATCTGAAGCCACTGCTGGAGGCAGGCACACAGGGTACCTGGGGCAGTGCTTCAGTGTTCGTGCCACATGTGACTGAGGGCTACAGTGCCCCTGCTTCAGCTGTAGCTTCTGAGGATGCCTCCCACCCTCTCTGTACTGTGCGGCACTTCCCCACCACAGTCGAGCATACTCTAAAG TGGGCTCGGGATGAGTTTGAGGGACTCTTCCGACTGTCTGCAGAGACCATCAATCGCTACCAACA GGGATTCACTTCCCTGGCAGATATGAATGGGCCACAGACATTGACCTTACTGCAGCCAGTGCTGGGAGTCCTGAGAGCACGTCCACAGAGCTGGCAAGACTGTGTAGTGTGGGCTTTTGGCCACTGGCAACTACGATTCCATTATGGCATCAAACAGCTCCTGAGGCACTTTCCACCCGATAAA GTGCTTGAGGATGGAACTCCCTTCTGGTTTGGTCTCAAACAGTGTCCCCACCCCCTGGAGTTTGACATCAGCCAA GACACACACCTCCTCTATGTGCTGGCGGCTGCCAACCTATATGCCCAGATGCATGGGCTGCCTGGCTCACAAGACCAGACTACACTCAGGGAGATGCTGAAGCTGCTGCCACAGCCTGACTCTCAGCACCTGGCCTCCATCTTCACCAGTAACCTAGAGCTGGCTTTGGCTTCTGCAGAGTCTG GCCCTGAGCAGATGAAGGAACTACATAATGTCCTGGAAGTTTGGAGCATAGGCTCTCTCCTGAAGCCTCTGATATTTGAAAAG GATAATGACAGCAATTTCCATGTGGACTTTGTGACAGCAGCAGCCAGCCTACGATCTCAGAACTATGGAATCTCATCAGTCAGCCGTGCCCAG TGCAAGCGAATTGTGGGCCAGATTATTCCAGCCATTGTCACCACTACAACAGCTGTGGCAGGCCTGGTGGGCCTGGAACTGTATAAGGTGGTGGATAAGCCACGGCCTCTTGGTGCCTTTCGCCACAGCTACCTGCACCTGGCTGAAAACAAATTCAGCCGCTGGGTGCCTTTAGCCCCAGCCACCCACACG ttCCATCACTTGAAGTGGACCTGTTGGGACCGCCTGAAGGTTTCTGCTGGGCAGCCTGAAAGGACCCTGGAGTCACTGTTGGGCCATCTCCAG GAGGAACATGGGCTGAGGGTGAGGATGCTGTTGCATGGCCCTGCCCTGCTCTATTCAACAGGATGGTTGCCTGAAAGGCAGGCTCAGCATCTGCCCCTCAG GATAACAGAATTGGTTCAGCGGGTGACAGGCTGGGTGCCTGAGCCTGGGCTGCGGGTGCTGGTCCTGGAGCTGAGCTGTGAGGGTGAAAAGGAGGATACTGCCTTCCCACCTCTgcactatgagctgtga